The proteins below come from a single Micromonospora citrea genomic window:
- a CDS encoding DUF3152 domain-containing protein, whose product MVALVLAVGAAVAVVADWRGADVGAEVLTAEEMASRPALGSVSAAPVTPTPSTSASTSPPSVLRLTGPVPSRGRGDFGYDDRTGPVLGETGTLRRYRVAVEDGSGEDAGEFATAVGKALAGPGSWVDGGLRLQQVGADARHDFTVYLATPATAGRMCAVGGVDIRVGGRPYTSCRAPGKVIINLERWRLSVPHYVSGRVPLSVYRTYVVNHEVGHQLGHRHERCPGKGRPAPVMMQQTLFLNGCVANPWPYRDGRRYAGPPL is encoded by the coding sequence TTGGTCGCGCTGGTGCTGGCGGTCGGCGCGGCGGTGGCGGTGGTCGCCGACTGGCGCGGCGCCGACGTCGGCGCGGAGGTGCTCACCGCCGAGGAGATGGCTTCCCGGCCGGCGCTCGGGTCGGTCTCCGCCGCACCGGTCACGCCGACGCCCTCCACCAGCGCCTCGACGTCCCCGCCGTCGGTGCTGCGGCTGACCGGGCCGGTGCCGTCGCGGGGCCGGGGCGACTTCGGCTACGACGACCGGACAGGCCCGGTGCTGGGGGAGACCGGCACGCTGCGCCGCTACCGGGTCGCGGTGGAGGACGGCTCCGGCGAGGACGCGGGAGAATTCGCGACCGCCGTCGGGAAGGCGCTCGCCGGGCCGGGAAGCTGGGTCGACGGCGGGCTGCGGTTGCAGCAGGTGGGCGCCGACGCCCGGCACGACTTCACGGTCTACCTCGCCACCCCCGCCACGGCGGGCCGGATGTGCGCGGTCGGCGGGGTCGACATCCGGGTCGGCGGGCGGCCCTACACCTCGTGCCGGGCGCCCGGAAAGGTGATCATCAACCTGGAGCGCTGGCGGCTCTCGGTGCCGCACTACGTCAGCGGTCGGGTGCCGCTGTCGGTCTACCGCACGTACGTGGTCAACCACGAGGTCGGGCACCAGCTGGGCCACCGGCACGAGCGCTGCCCCGGCAAGGGCCGGCCGGCGCCGGTGATGATGCAGCAGACGCTCTTCCTCAACGGCTGCGTCGCCAACCCCTGGCCGTACCGCGACGGTCGCCGCTACGCCGGCCCGCCCCTGTAG
- a CDS encoding DUF3152 domain-containing protein → MTSSSPCGPPGPPPPHSSPSPRPRPPSRPRSPAALLRDRRVLGPALALLLAAAVTAALPLAGDPAGEPTDGRGRAAHGAGAGERERQTRYPWEGAGGFTTATGDSPVRGVAGPVWRYRVAVESDIGQDVAAFAATVDEVLADPRGWTASEELRVQRVAEAADADFTVYLATPGTSERMCAEGGLSTEGYTSCRLPGQVIINLARWLEAVPDYGAPLEVYRAYVVNHEVGHEFGEVHQACPAPGEPAPVMQQQTYGLDGCAANAWPYVDGSRYEGEVVPGI, encoded by the coding sequence ATGACGTCGTCGTCCCCTTGCGGCCCACCTGGTCCACCGCCGCCCCACTCGTCGCCGTCGCCGCGTCCGCGCCCGCCGTCGCGGCCGCGATCGCCGGCGGCCCTGCTCCGCGACCGGCGCGTCCTCGGGCCCGCCCTGGCGCTGCTCCTCGCGGCGGCCGTCACGGCCGCGCTGCCCCTGGCGGGCGACCCGGCCGGGGAGCCCACGGACGGCCGGGGCCGGGCGGCCCACGGGGCCGGGGCGGGCGAGCGGGAGCGGCAGACCCGTTATCCATGGGAGGGCGCGGGCGGCTTCACCACCGCGACCGGGGACTCCCCGGTGCGGGGCGTGGCCGGGCCGGTGTGGCGCTACCGGGTGGCCGTGGAGTCGGACATCGGGCAGGACGTCGCCGCCTTCGCCGCCACCGTCGACGAGGTGCTGGCCGACCCGCGCGGCTGGACCGCCTCGGAGGAGTTGCGGGTGCAGCGGGTGGCCGAGGCCGCCGACGCCGACTTCACCGTCTACCTCGCCACGCCGGGGACCTCGGAGCGGATGTGCGCCGAGGGCGGGCTGAGCACCGAGGGCTACACCTCCTGCCGACTCCCCGGGCAGGTGATCATCAACCTGGCCCGCTGGCTGGAGGCGGTACCGGACTACGGCGCGCCGCTGGAGGTCTACCGGGCCTACGTGGTCAACCACGAGGTGGGCCACGAGTTCGGCGAGGTGCACCAGGCCTGCCCGGCGCCCGGCGAGCCGGCGCCGGTGATGCAGCAGCAGACGTACGGCCTGGACGGCTGCGCCGCCAACGCCTGGCCCTACGTCGACGGCTCCCGCTACGAGGGCGAGGTCGTTCCCGGCATCTGA
- the moeZ gene encoding adenylyltransferase/sulfurtransferase MoeZ has product MSLPPLVEPAAELTVDEIRRYSRHLIIPDVGVEGQKRLKNARVLCVGAGGLGSPALMYLAAAGVGTLGIIDFDTVDESNLQRQIIHGVSDVGRSKAESAAASIREINPLVHVEIHNTALDRENVRDIFSRYDLIVDGTDNFATRYMVNDAAVLLGKPYVWGSIYRFDGQASVFWAEHGPCYRCLYPEPPPPGMVPSCAEGGVLGVLCASIGSIQVNEAIKLLAGIGEPLVGRLMVYDALEMSYRKIKVRKDPDCVLCGENPTVTDLLEDYEDFCGAVSVEAQEAVVDATITALELKEWQDAGKDVFLVDVREPAEYEIVRIPGATLIPKGEIISGEALARLPQDRQIVLHCKSGVRSAEALAALKAAGFRDAVHVQGGVLSWIKQIDPSLPAY; this is encoded by the coding sequence GTGTCGTTGCCCCCGCTCGTCGAGCCCGCCGCCGAGCTGACCGTTGACGAGATCCGCCGCTACTCGCGCCACCTGATCATCCCGGACGTCGGGGTCGAGGGGCAGAAGCGGCTGAAGAACGCCCGGGTGCTCTGCGTCGGCGCCGGCGGCCTCGGCTCGCCGGCCCTGATGTACCTGGCCGCCGCCGGCGTCGGCACCCTCGGCATCATCGACTTCGACACCGTCGACGAGTCCAACCTCCAGCGCCAGATCATCCACGGCGTCTCCGACGTGGGCCGCTCCAAGGCCGAGTCGGCCGCCGCCTCGATCCGCGAGATCAACCCGCTGGTGCACGTCGAGATCCACAACACCGCACTGGACCGGGAGAACGTGCGGGACATCTTCTCCCGCTACGACCTGATCGTCGACGGCACGGACAACTTCGCCACCCGCTACATGGTCAACGACGCGGCGGTGCTGCTCGGCAAGCCGTACGTCTGGGGGTCGATCTACCGCTTCGACGGCCAGGCGTCGGTCTTCTGGGCCGAGCACGGCCCCTGCTACCGCTGCCTCTACCCGGAGCCCCCGCCGCCCGGCATGGTGCCGTCCTGCGCCGAGGGGGGCGTGCTCGGTGTGCTCTGCGCGTCGATCGGCTCGATCCAGGTCAACGAGGCGATCAAGCTGCTCGCCGGCATCGGCGAGCCGCTGGTCGGCCGGCTGATGGTCTACGACGCCCTGGAGATGAGCTACCGCAAGATCAAGGTCCGGAAGGACCCGGACTGCGTGCTCTGCGGCGAGAACCCCACGGTCACCGACCTGCTGGAGGACTACGAGGACTTCTGCGGCGCGGTGTCGGTGGAGGCCCAGGAGGCGGTGGTCGACGCGACCATCACCGCGCTGGAGCTGAAGGAGTGGCAGGACGCCGGCAAGGACGTCTTCCTCGTCGACGTGCGCGAGCCGGCCGAGTACGAGATCGTCCGGATCCCCGGCGCGACGCTCATCCCCAAGGGCGAGATCATCTCGGGGGAGGCGCTGGCCAGGCTGCCGCAGGACCGGCAGATCGTGCTGCACTGCAAGTCCGGGGTCCGCTCCGCCGAGGCGCTCGCCGCGCTGAAGGCGGCCGGGTTCCGCGACGCGGTGCACGTGCAGGGCGGCGTGCTCTCCTGGATCAAGCAGATCGACCCGTCGCTGCCCGCGTACTGA
- a CDS encoding prenyltransferase/squalene oxidase repeat-containing protein: MRAGSVAAVVDIDAAVGFVVAHGDEVDRARLSHLRSGAPPPPELLDAAEVGQTPGGGWPATLGGDVASVDATCFRLSELDDLGALGRPAARRALDWLAARQLPDGGWEEDPALADVAPEWARPGDPEAGFHLTANAGFWLTVAGLDARAAGPLDHRVGGAYAGVVHAAAQSLVARLRPDGGWPSFLPAGWLGAAVLHRQEMFHEATRIQVRLADRVPELSPGDAAWLAATLRRVGIDEQDWLLVRARRRLAETQRSDGGWDSEDGHQFDVHTTLSAIRACR; this comes from the coding sequence ATCCGCGCAGGTAGCGTTGCCGCCGTGGTCGACATCGATGCCGCGGTCGGGTTCGTCGTGGCGCACGGGGACGAGGTGGACCGTGCCCGGCTCTCCCACCTGCGCAGCGGCGCGCCGCCGCCGCCCGAACTGCTCGACGCGGCCGAGGTCGGTCAGACGCCCGGCGGCGGCTGGCCGGCGACGCTGGGCGGGGACGTCGCGTCGGTCGACGCCACCTGCTTCCGCCTGTCGGAGTTGGACGACCTCGGCGCGCTGGGCCGCCCGGCGGCCCGCCGGGCGCTGGACTGGCTGGCCGCCCGGCAGTTGCCCGACGGCGGCTGGGAGGAGGACCCCGCGCTGGCCGACGTCGCCCCCGAGTGGGCCCGGCCGGGCGATCCCGAGGCGGGGTTCCACCTGACCGCCAACGCCGGGTTCTGGCTGACCGTCGCGGGCCTGGACGCCCGGGCCGCCGGCCCGCTTGACCACCGGGTCGGCGGGGCGTACGCGGGCGTCGTCCACGCCGCCGCGCAGTCGCTCGTCGCCCGGCTGCGCCCGGACGGCGGCTGGCCGTCGTTCCTGCCCGCCGGCTGGCTCGGCGCGGCCGTCCTGCACCGGCAGGAGATGTTCCACGAGGCGACGCGGATCCAGGTGCGGCTCGCCGACCGGGTGCCGGAGCTGTCGCCGGGCGACGCGGCCTGGCTGGCCGCGACGCTGCGCCGCGTCGGCATCGACGAGCAGGACTGGCTGCTGGTGCGGGCGCGCCGGCGGCTGGCGGAGACCCAACGCAGCGACGGCGGCTGGGACAGCGAGGACGGGCACCAGTTCGATGTGCACACCACGCTGAGCGCCATCCGGGCCTGCCGCTGA
- a CDS encoding SUKH-4 family immunity protein: MAVDPRFRSLWSEDELIPYPREAWLEGGFSPDMLPAGDEIPLDVEVVYTAFLEGDIELFDTIQLSTEDGSLDVRLIVVGAVADNPDLLYVLDPKTGEILQFDLQQQDVQAVNSNFRTFVEFLYQFALFVEADEGKAGRAERAETLRTVLESIDRPAFAPDAWWPLVLSQLR; encoded by the coding sequence ATGGCCGTTGACCCCCGGTTCCGCTCACTGTGGAGCGAGGACGAGCTGATCCCGTACCCCCGGGAGGCGTGGCTGGAGGGGGGCTTCAGCCCCGACATGCTCCCCGCCGGCGACGAGATCCCGCTCGACGTGGAGGTCGTCTACACCGCCTTCCTCGAAGGCGACATCGAGCTGTTCGACACGATCCAGCTCAGCACCGAGGACGGCTCGCTCGACGTCAGGCTGATCGTGGTCGGCGCGGTCGCCGACAATCCCGACCTGCTCTACGTGCTCGACCCGAAGACCGGCGAGATCCTCCAGTTCGACCTGCAACAGCAGGACGTCCAGGCGGTCAACAGCAACTTCCGGACGTTCGTCGAGTTCCTCTACCAGTTCGCGCTCTTCGTGGAGGCCGACGAGGGAAAGGCGGGCCGGGCCGAGCGGGCCGAGACGCTGCGCACCGTGCTGGAGAGCATCGACCGCCCCGCCTTCGCCCCGGACGCCTGGTGGCCGCTGGTGCTCAGCCAGCTCCGCTGA
- a CDS encoding glutamate-5-semialdehyde dehydrogenase: MSVSEQARRARTAAEALAVATRTAKDAALVAMADALVARTPEILAANSADLAAGREAGLSAAVLDRLALDAGRVAGIADALRQMAALPDPVGEVVRGSTLPNGLELRQIRVPFGVVGIIYEARPNVTVDAAGICLKSGNAALLRGSSSAARSNAALVAVLRDAVGDAGLPADAVQLLDAGSRDSVKELMRARGLVDVLIPRGGASLIRTVVEESTVPVIETGVGNCHVYVDAAADLAKAVAIALNAKTQRLSTCNTAESLLVHAAVADAFLPPMLAAFAEAGVTVHGDERVAAHAAAVVPATDEDFATEYLSADIAVAVVDSLDAAVAHIRRYGTGHTEAIVTDSATAAREFVARVDAAVVMVNASTRFTDGGEFGFGAEIGISTQKLHARGPMGLPELTSTKYVVTGDGHLRG; encoded by the coding sequence ATGAGCGTGAGCGAGCAGGCCCGGCGGGCGCGTACGGCGGCGGAGGCGCTGGCCGTCGCCACGCGTACGGCCAAGGACGCCGCGCTGGTGGCGATGGCCGACGCGCTGGTGGCGCGTACGCCGGAGATCCTGGCCGCGAACTCGGCGGACCTGGCGGCCGGGCGCGAGGCCGGGCTGAGCGCGGCCGTGCTGGACCGGCTGGCCCTCGACGCGGGGCGGGTGGCGGGCATCGCCGACGCGCTGCGGCAGATGGCGGCGCTGCCGGACCCGGTGGGCGAGGTGGTCCGGGGCTCGACCCTGCCCAACGGGCTGGAGCTGCGCCAGATCCGGGTGCCGTTCGGCGTGGTGGGCATCATCTACGAGGCCCGCCCGAACGTGACCGTCGACGCCGCCGGCATCTGCCTGAAGTCGGGCAACGCGGCGCTGCTGCGCGGCTCCTCGTCGGCGGCCAGGTCCAACGCCGCCCTGGTCGCCGTGCTGCGCGACGCGGTGGGCGACGCCGGCCTGCCGGCGGACGCGGTGCAGCTGCTCGACGCCGGCAGCCGCGACTCGGTCAAGGAGCTGATGCGCGCCCGGGGGCTGGTCGACGTGCTGATCCCGCGCGGCGGCGCGTCCCTGATCCGCACGGTGGTCGAGGAGTCCACCGTGCCGGTCATCGAGACCGGCGTGGGCAACTGCCACGTCTACGTCGACGCCGCCGCCGACCTGGCGAAGGCCGTCGCGATCGCGCTCAACGCGAAGACCCAGCGGCTGTCCACCTGCAACACCGCCGAGTCGCTGCTGGTGCACGCGGCGGTCGCCGACGCCTTCCTGCCGCCGATGCTGGCCGCCTTCGCCGAGGCGGGCGTCACCGTGCACGGCGACGAGCGGGTCGCCGCCCACGCGGCGGCGGTGGTGCCGGCCACCGACGAGGACTTCGCCACCGAGTACCTCTCCGCCGACATCGCCGTCGCCGTCGTCGACTCGCTCGACGCGGCGGTCGCGCACATCCGGCGGTACGGCACGGGCCACACCGAGGCGATCGTCACCGACTCGGCCACGGCGGCCCGGGAGTTCGTGGCCCGGGTGGACGCGGCGGTCGTGATGGTCAACGCCTCGACCCGGTTCACCGACGGCGGCGAGTTCGGCTTCGGCGCCGAGATCGGCATCTCCACGCAGAAGCTGCACGCGCGCGGGCCGATGGGCCTGCCCGAGCTGACCTCCACCAAGTACGTGGTGACCGGCGACGGCCACCTGCGAGGCTGA